In Deltaproteobacteria bacterium, the following are encoded in one genomic region:
- a CDS encoding nitroreductase family protein, with protein MHVRGRCRRREHLLDRERRDHRDRDRARLHRRRDRLDPRRLPRAARRAEGSPGLSDEIDVARIGEDVPLLEGIRTARAIRRLRPDPVPRELVRKVCEAGTFAPSGGNRQPWVFVAVTEPERRAWVAERYRRGFHAYIAPALEAAKRDDFPEAGRRNMRAALFLADHLHEAPVHLFVAGWTRRGRPQVQALFPCIQNVLLACRAVGLGASLTTLHRSFGDECDRWLGLPEGCPSIALLPIGWPSGRHGRPPRRPVDACLHWQVVTKPSDPLPG; from the coding sequence CTGCATGTTCGCGGTCGCTGCCGCCGACGGGAACATCTCCTCGATCGAGAACGCCGAGATCACCGCGATCGCGATCGAGCTCGACTTCACCGACGCCGAGATCGCCTCGATCCGCGCCGGCTACCGCGAGCAGCTCGCCGTGCTGAAGGATCGCCCGGGTTGAGCGACGAGATCGACGTCGCGCGGATCGGCGAGGACGTTCCCCTGCTCGAGGGGATTCGCACCGCGCGCGCGATCCGGCGCCTGCGCCCGGATCCCGTCCCGCGCGAGCTCGTGCGCAAGGTCTGCGAAGCGGGCACCTTCGCGCCGAGCGGCGGCAACCGCCAGCCGTGGGTCTTCGTCGCCGTGACCGAGCCGGAGCGGCGCGCCTGGGTGGCCGAGCGCTACCGACGCGGATTCCACGCGTACATCGCGCCTGCGCTCGAGGCCGCGAAGCGAGACGACTTTCCCGAGGCCGGGCGGCGCAACATGCGCGCCGCGCTCTTTCTCGCCGACCACCTGCACGAGGCGCCCGTACACTTGTTCGTGGCGGGCTGGACGCGCCGCGGTCGGCCGCAGGTGCAGGCGCTGTTTCCCTGCATCCAGAACGTGCTCCTCGCCTGCCGCGCCGTGGGGCTCGGCGCCTCGCTCACGACGCTGCACCGCAGCTTTGGCGACGAGTGCGACCGCTGGCTCGGGCTGCCCGAGGGCTGTCCGTCGATCGCGCTGCTGCCGATCGGCTGGCCATCGGGCAGGCACGGCCGGCCTCCGCGCCGCCCGGTCGATGCGTGCCTGCACTGGCAGGTGGTAACGAAGCCGTCGGATCCGTTGCCCGGCTGA